The nucleotide sequence CGCCTGGTCGAGCATCGCCTGGTCGAGCCCGGCAAAGGTCGACTGTGCTCCGAGCACATAGTAGGGCACCGCCTCATATACCTCGCAGACGATGAGCGCAAAGAAGGTATTGGTCGCAGACAGATGAACCCTCGACAACAGCTCTCCCAACGGCGTCAACGGTCCAAGCATGAAGACTAGGAGGAGTCCAATCACCAATGGTGGCATAAGCAGCATCAACAACATGCCCGCTTCCAGCCAACGGAGACCTCGTCGATGAGACCTCGCCAGTGCATACGCCAACGGAGTCCCGCCAAAGACAATGAAGGCTAACGCAATGGCTGCAGACGCCACCGAGATGCCAAGAGGCGACCACGCGCCTGGCTGGCTCAGTGCATTCACTATCTCCGACGGCGAGAGCTTGAAAAACAAGGTGATTAACGGGCCAATCAGTATCAAC is from Ferrimicrobium acidiphilum DSM 19497 and encodes:
- a CDS encoding ABC transporter permease subunit, whose amino-acid sequence is MRRSVLSWLSIVATIAIWLILIGPLITLFFKLSPSEIVNALSQPGAWSPLGISVASAAIALAFIVFGGTPLAYALARSHRRGLRWLEAGMLLMLLMPPLVIGLLLVFMLGPLTPLGELLSRVHLSATNTFFALIVCEVYEAVPYYVLGAQSTFAGLDQAMLDQASLLGNTPCERFFRISLPLSLPQLSSSLAIAWARAIGAFGAVVIVAYHPYGLPMQVWTTLNEVGLSRALPYALVLLVVSLPLPLLAYTWSRFAQR